A window of the Lolium perenne isolate Kyuss_39 chromosome 7, Kyuss_2.0, whole genome shotgun sequence genome harbors these coding sequences:
- the LOC127311221 gene encoding protein SEEDLING PLASTID DEVELOPMENT 1 has product MPPPPPPLVHLRLRLSLLALHPSRLPSSRRFSSTTSVPATVRPLSLRRGSRCRTPLRATQGEAAVPEGFEDELGRLLELLPGELRRRVEDHPERPALVEVVMDLGRPPLARFPSGDFLLSDRPISFEDLDQATAKVGDFGGDNRAGISRTLHRISAIRNRKGDIVGLTCRVGRAVAGSANLLQDLVKDGGSLLLIGPPGVGKTTVIREIARMLADDYEKRVMIVDTSNEIGGDGDIPHPGIGNARRLQVPNQEMQHKVLIEAVENHMPQAIVIDEIGTKLEAMAASTIAQRGIQLVASAHGITIENLTMNPSLDMLVGGIQSVTLGDEEANRRRGQKTVLERKGPSTFTYAVEIVSKTELRIHRSLEATVDALLAGRLPNVEVRKLGSNMSVQQDVSVHKEQFPPGPYQTASQFVVDSLSNARTSLDSAFHLDSAKGHMELSNESEAGFNLYAYGISEETALQAIRQLELEDMITLTYNISEADAVIALQSKLKKNSQIQAAVKSQDIPVFFVKTNTLVQITRALRVLVDDHMDELIDNEDKEEPRSSEETDALEEARLAVEQVVIPKGESMQLLPRPSTIISSQVNIVESFNLKWEVIGQEPNVCLRILPQFADREKGTASEQASAPGLTDSDNSDGTDYTQTGVARLPFLPE; this is encoded by the exons atgccgccgccgccgccgccgctggtgcACCTCCGCCTCCGGCTGTCCCTGCTCGCGCTCCACCCTTCCCGTCTCCCCTCCTCTCGCCGATTCTCCTCTACGACATCCGTCCCAGCCACCGTTCGTCCTCTCTCCCTCCGCCGCGGCAGCCGATGCCGCACTCCCCTGCGCGCCACGCAGGGCGAGGCCGCCGTACCGGAGGGGTTCGAAGATGAGCTGGGAAGGCTCCTGGAGCTGCTCCCGGGGGAGCTTCGGCGGCGGGTTGAGGACCACCCGGAGCGCCCCGCGCTGGTGGAAGTGGTCATGGACCTCGGCCGCCCTCCGCTCGCCCGCTTCCCCTCCGGCGACTTCCTCCTCTCCGACCGCCCCATCTCCTTTGAAGACCTCGATCAAGCCACCGCGAAG GTTGGGGACTTTGGAGGGGACAATCGTGCTGGAATTAGCCGGACGCTGCACCGGATTAGCGCGATTAGGAACAGGAAGGGAGACATTGTGGGGCTGACTTGCCGCGTCGGGAGGGCTGTGGCAGGAAGTGCTAATTTGCTTCAGGATTTGGTGAAGGATGGTGGCTCGTTGCTGCTCATCGGCCCACCAGGGGTTGGGAAGACAACCGTCATAAG AGAAATTGCCCGTATGCTAGCAGATGACTATGAGAAGCGGGTGATGATTGTTGATACATCTAACGAGATAGGTGGAGATGGTGATATTCCTCACCCAGGAATTGGTAACGCCCGTAGGTTGCAAGTGCCTAACCAAGAAATGCAACATAAG GTGTTGATAGAAGCTGTGGAAAATCATATGCCTCAGGCAATCGTCATTGATGAAATTGGAACTAAGCTAGAGGCTATGGCTGCCAGCACCATTGCACAGCGGGGTATACAACTTGTCGCCTCCGCCCATGGTATAACAATAGAGAACCTGACAATGAATCCATCACTAGATATGCTTGTGGGAGGGATACAG AGTGTCACCCTTGGCGATGAAGAAGCAAACAGGAGAAGGGGCCAAAAAACTGTCCTGGAGCGCAAGGGCCCATCAACATTCACATATGCTGTTGAGATCGTGTCCAAAACTGAATTACGTATCCATCGCAGTTTGGAAGCTACAGTAGATGCTCTGCTTGCAG gcAGACTGCCTAATGTTGAAGTTCGTAAGTTGGGTTCAAACATGTCAGTTCAGCAGGATGTTTCTGTGCACAAGGAACAATTTCCTCCTGGTCCTTACCAAACTGCATCTCAATTTGTGGTTGATTCTCTAAGTAACGCCAGAACAAGCTTGGACTCTGCATTTCATCTTGATTCTGCAAAAGGACATATGGAGTTGTCCAATGAATCTGAGGCAGGCTTTAACTTATATGCTTATGGG ATATCGGAGGAAACTGCCTTGCAAGCTATCAGGCAACTTGAGCTGGAGGACATGATTACTTTAACGTATAATATCAGTGAAGCTGATGCAGTGATTGCCTTACAATCAAAGCTGAAGAAGAATTCCCAGATTCAGGCTGCCGTAAAATCTCAAGACATACCAGTTTTCTTTGTTAAG ACAAATACCCTGGTGCAAATAACCAGGGCACTTCGGGTCCTTGTTGATGATCACATGGACGAGCTGATAGATAATGAGGATAAGGAGGAACCAAGATCATCAGAGGAAACCGATGCTTTGGAG GAAGCAAGATTAGCAGTTGAGCAAGTAGTTATTCCAAAAGGGGAGAGCATGCAGCTACTTCCGAGACCATCAACCATCATCTCCTCCCAAGTGAATATTGTTGAAAGCTTCAACCTCAAGTGGGAAGTCATAGGCCAGGAGCCAAACGTTTGCCTGAGAATCCTTCCACAATTTGCGGATAGAGAAAAAGGTACCGCCTCGGAGCAAGCAAGTGCACCTGGGCTCACAGATTCAGACAACTCCGATGGCACGGACTATACACAGACCGGTGTCGCCAGGCTACCCTTCCTCCCAGAGTAG